In a genomic window of Streptomyces sp. NBC_01231:
- a CDS encoding 2-oxoacid:ferredoxin oxidoreductase subunit beta, which translates to MPTDLALTPKDFKSDQEVRWCPGCGDYAILAAVQGFMPELGVARENIVFVSGIGCSSRFPYYMNTYGMHSVHGRAPAIATGLACARPDLSVWVVTGDGDALSIGGNHLTHALRRNVNLKILLFNNEIYGLTKGQYSPTSEQGKITRSTPMGSLDEPFRPLSLAIGAEASFVARTIDSDRKHLTDVLREAAAHQGTALVEIYQNCNIFNDGAFDALKDPATRDGALLRLEHGRPYRLTPDAEEIVHDVEDPDPTAAFALSRLRHPTPIGILRSVRRPAYDQLMNQQISRAAAERGPGDLAALLTGTDTWTVGD; encoded by the coding sequence GTGCCCACTGACCTCGCCCTCACCCCGAAGGACTTCAAGTCCGACCAGGAGGTGCGCTGGTGCCCCGGCTGCGGCGACTACGCGATCCTCGCCGCAGTCCAGGGCTTCATGCCGGAGCTGGGCGTCGCGCGCGAGAACATCGTCTTCGTCTCGGGTATCGGCTGCTCCTCCCGCTTCCCGTACTACATGAACACGTACGGCATGCACTCCGTCCACGGCCGCGCCCCGGCCATCGCCACCGGCTTGGCCTGTGCCCGCCCCGACCTGTCAGTGTGGGTGGTCACCGGCGACGGCGACGCGCTGTCCATCGGCGGCAACCACCTCACCCACGCCCTGCGCCGCAACGTCAACCTCAAGATCCTGCTGTTCAACAACGAGATCTACGGCCTCACCAAGGGCCAGTACTCGCCCACCAGCGAACAGGGCAAGATCACCCGGTCGACCCCGATGGGCTCCCTGGACGAGCCGTTCCGCCCGCTCTCACTGGCCATCGGTGCGGAGGCCTCCTTCGTCGCCCGCACCATCGACTCCGACCGCAAGCATCTGACGGACGTCCTGCGCGAGGCCGCCGCCCACCAGGGCACGGCCCTGGTCGAGATCTACCAGAACTGCAACATCTTCAACGACGGCGCTTTCGACGCCCTCAAGGACCCCGCCACCCGCGACGGCGCTCTGCTGCGTCTGGAACACGGCAGGCCCTACCGGCTCACCCCGGACGCCGAGGAGATCGTCCACGACGTCGAGGATCCCGATCCCACCGCTGCCTTCGCCCTCTCCCGGCTCAGGCACCCCACCCCCATCGGCATCCTGCGCAGTGTCCGCCGCCCCGCCTACGACCAGCTCA
- a CDS encoding 2-oxoacid:acceptor oxidoreductase subunit alpha produces MSTPPTVKQLDRVVIRFAGDSGDGMQLTGDRFTAETAGFGNDLSTLPNFPAEIRAPAGTLPGVSSFQLHFADHDILTPGDAPDILVAMNPAALRANLADLPRGAEIIVDTDEFSRRALAKVGWSANPLDDGTLEAYRVHPVALTTLTVEALKDSGLTRKDAERAKNMFALGLLSWMYHRPTEGTERFLHTKFARRPELAEANVTAFRAGWNYGETTEAFAVSYEVAPAERAFAPGRHRNISGNLALSLGLVAAAERAGLSLFLGSYPITPASDILHELSKHKNFGVRTFQAEDEIAGIGAALGAAFGGALGVTTTSGPGVALKSETIGLAVSLELPLLVVDIQRGGPSTGLPTKTEQADLLQAMFGRNGEAPVPVLAPATPADCFTAALDAARIALTYRTPVFLLSDGYLANGSEPWRTPDVAELPDLRVEFATAPNRPDGSFWPYLRDPETLARPWAVPGTPGLEHRIGGIEKQDGTGNISYDPANHDRMVRLRQAKVDGIAVPDLEVDDPSVDARLLVLGWGSTYGPITAAVSEVRAAGGRVATAHLRHLNPFPANLGAVLRRYDRVLVPEMNLGHLALLLRARFLVDVRSHTQVSGMPFKAAQLATVIEENLEATGAH; encoded by the coding sequence GTGAGTACGCCGCCCACGGTGAAGCAGCTCGACCGGGTCGTGATCCGGTTCGCCGGCGACTCGGGCGACGGAATGCAGCTGACGGGCGACCGGTTCACGGCGGAGACAGCGGGCTTCGGCAACGACCTGTCGACGCTTCCGAACTTCCCCGCCGAGATCCGGGCGCCCGCCGGCACTCTGCCCGGGGTGTCGTCCTTCCAACTGCACTTCGCCGACCACGACATCCTCACCCCCGGTGACGCGCCGGACATCCTGGTGGCGATGAATCCGGCTGCGCTCAGGGCGAACCTGGCGGACCTGCCGCGCGGTGCGGAGATCATCGTCGACACGGACGAGTTCTCCCGGCGCGCCCTGGCAAAGGTGGGCTGGAGCGCCAACCCGCTGGACGACGGCACACTGGAGGCGTACCGGGTGCATCCGGTGGCGCTGACCACGCTGACCGTGGAGGCGCTGAAGGACTCGGGGCTCACCCGCAAGGACGCGGAGCGGGCGAAGAACATGTTTGCCCTGGGCCTGTTGTCCTGGATGTACCACCGGCCCACCGAGGGCACCGAAAGGTTCCTGCACACCAAGTTCGCCCGGCGGCCGGAGCTTGCAGAAGCCAACGTGACCGCCTTCCGGGCGGGATGGAACTACGGCGAGACCACCGAGGCGTTCGCCGTCTCCTACGAGGTGGCGCCGGCCGAGCGGGCCTTCGCGCCGGGCCGCCATCGCAACATCTCCGGAAACCTGGCCCTGTCCCTGGGGCTGGTGGCGGCCGCCGAACGCGCGGGCCTGTCGCTGTTCCTGGGCTCGTACCCGATCACCCCGGCCAGCGACATCCTGCACGAGCTGAGCAAGCACAAGAACTTCGGGGTGCGCACCTTCCAGGCCGAGGACGAGATCGCCGGCATCGGCGCGGCCCTGGGCGCGGCCTTCGGCGGCGCGCTGGGCGTGACCACCACCTCCGGTCCGGGCGTGGCCCTGAAGTCGGAGACCATCGGCCTCGCGGTCTCCCTGGAACTCCCGCTCCTGGTGGTCGACATCCAGCGCGGCGGACCGTCCACCGGACTGCCCACCAAAACTGAGCAGGCCGACCTGCTCCAGGCGATGTTCGGCCGCAACGGCGAGGCCCCGGTCCCGGTCCTCGCCCCGGCCACTCCGGCCGACTGCTTCACGGCCGCTCTGGACGCGGCCCGCATCGCCCTGACGTACCGCACTCCGGTGTTCCTGCTGTCCGACGGCTACCTGGCCAACGGCTCCGAGCCCTGGCGCACCCCCGACGTGGCCGAACTGCCGGACCTGCGGGTGGAGTTCGCCACCGCTCCGAACCGGCCCGACGGCTCCTTCTGGCCGTACCTGCGCGACCCCGAGACCCTGGCCCGCCCCTGGGCGGTGCCGGGCACCCCGGGTCTGGAGCACCGCATCGGAGGCATCGAGAAACAGGACGGCACGGGCAACATCTCCTACGACCCCGCCAACCACGACCGCATGGTGCGGCTGCGCCAGGCCAAGGTGGACGGCATCGCCGTACCGGACCTGGAGGTCGACGACCCGTCGGTGGACGCCCGGCTGCTGGTGCTGGGCTGGGGCTCGACGTACGGCCCGATCACCGCCGCGGTGTCCGAGGTGCGCGCCGCCGGCGGCAGGGTCGCGACCGCGCACCTGCGGCACCTCAACCCCTTCCCCGCCAACCTCGGTGCGGTGCTGCGCCGGTACGACCGGGTCCTGGTGCCGGAGATGAACCTCGGTCACCTCGCGCTGCTGCTGCGCGCGCGGTTCCTGGTGGACGTCCGCTCCCACACCCAGGTCTCCGGCATGCCGTTCAAGGCCGCACAGCTGGCCACCGTGATCGAGGAGAACCTGGAGGCCACCGGTGCCCACTGA
- the ispG gene encoding flavodoxin-dependent (E)-4-hydroxy-3-methylbut-2-enyl-diphosphate synthase, producing the protein MLGETVMPVALGVPTVPPRLAQRRTSRQIDVGPVPVGGDAPVSVQSMTTTRTSDIGATLQQIAELTASGCQIVRVACPTQDDADALATIAKKSQIPVIADIHFQPKYVFAAIEAGCAAVRVNPGNIKQFDDQVKEIARAAKDHGTPIRIGVNAGSLDRRLLQKYGKATPEALVESALWEASLFEEHGFRDIKISVKHNDPVVMVNAYRLLAEKSDYPLHLGVTEAGPAFQGTIKSAVAFGALLSEGIGDTIRVSLSAPPAEEVKVGIQILESLGLRQRRLEIVSCPSCGRAQVDVYKLADEVSAGLDGMEVPLRVAVMGCVVNGPGEAREADLGVASGNGKGQIFVKGEVIRTVPESKIVETLIEEALKLAEQMPHEEADPSAEQVTVKVVGE; encoded by the coding sequence ATGCTGGGGGAAACTGTCATGCCTGTCGCACTCGGAGTGCCGACGGTGCCGCCGAGGCTGGCCCAACGACGTACCAGCCGTCAAATCGACGTAGGACCCGTGCCGGTGGGCGGGGACGCCCCGGTGTCCGTCCAGTCCATGACCACCACCCGTACATCGGACATCGGCGCCACGCTGCAGCAGATCGCCGAACTGACCGCGTCCGGCTGCCAGATCGTGCGGGTGGCCTGCCCGACTCAGGACGACGCGGACGCCCTGGCCACGATCGCCAAGAAGTCGCAGATCCCGGTGATCGCGGACATCCACTTCCAGCCCAAGTACGTGTTTGCCGCGATCGAGGCCGGGTGCGCGGCGGTCCGGGTCAACCCGGGCAACATCAAGCAGTTCGACGACCAGGTCAAGGAGATCGCGCGGGCCGCGAAGGATCACGGCACGCCGATCCGCATCGGCGTCAACGCCGGTTCCCTGGACAGGCGGCTGCTGCAGAAGTACGGCAAGGCCACCCCGGAGGCCCTGGTCGAATCGGCGTTGTGGGAGGCGTCCCTCTTCGAGGAGCACGGCTTCCGTGACATCAAGATCTCCGTCAAGCACAACGACCCGGTGGTGATGGTCAACGCCTACCGGCTGCTCGCGGAGAAGAGCGACTACCCCCTGCATCTCGGGGTCACGGAGGCGGGCCCGGCGTTCCAGGGCACGATCAAGTCGGCGGTCGCGTTCGGCGCGCTGCTCAGCGAGGGCATCGGCGACACCATCCGCGTGTCACTGAGTGCCCCACCCGCCGAGGAGGTCAAGGTCGGCATCCAGATCCTGGAGTCGCTGGGCCTCAGGCAACGGCGCCTGGAGATCGTCTCCTGCCCCTCCTGCGGCCGCGCCCAGGTAGACGTCTACAAGCTGGCCGACGAGGTCTCGGCCGGCCTGGACGGCATGGAAGTGCCGCTGCGCGTCGCCGTGATGGGCTGCGTCGTCAACGGCCCTGGCGAGGCCCGCGAGGCCGACCTCGGCGTCGCTTCCGGCAACGGCAAGGGCCAGATCTTCGTCAAGGGCGAGGTCATCAGGACCGTCCCCGAGTCGAAAATCGTCGAGACACTGATCGAGGAGGCCTTGAAGCTTGCCGAGCAGATGCCTCACGAAGAGGCTGACCCCTCCGCCGAGCAGGTGACCGTGAAGGTGGTGGGCGAGTGA